The proteins below come from a single Aspergillus oryzae RIB40 DNA, chromosome 5 genomic window:
- a CDS encoding glutathione synthase (glutathione synthetase), translating into MGDIYTNYPPPLNPAQKEYLVTTIKDWATQNGLLVRPAPSFVPKEIDPSGVLATNAPVTLFPSPFPKSCFNEATALQTVYNRLYAAITCNEEWIGKIMEDLIDVDDFISHLWKVHLAVKEEGYVQTLSLGLYRSDYMVHAPSSSTTPSLKQVEFNTISSSFGGLSSLVTSLHTELLDSPPGKPIAYPSHPLFESNAPPENTAVETLSAGLAAAHNAYGPSKSTPALPTCIIFLVQENERNTFDQLALFRQLTKVHKIPVFRLLSSEILDHTSIPSSNPSRPLVYSPPHSPETQFEVTTAYLRCFYAPSDFKSERDWEARTHVERSAAIKCPTVLNQLAGCKIVQQVLAETTGPDNLTSFLPDTDPAVVARLRETFAPQYDLSSGGRGRDLALNVETAMNHVLKPQREGGGNNIYKEAIPDFLRSIPESEWKRWILMELIRPPAEARNIALRTDGEVLSGEVIGELGVYGTILWDQANGKISHNEQGGWLMRTKSKDVNEGGVATGFSSLDSILLY; encoded by the exons ATGGGCGACATTTATACCAATTATCCCCCTCCGTTGAACCCCGCACAGAAGGAATACTTGGTAACCACCATCAAGGATTGGGCCACGCAGAATGGATTGCTAGTTCGCCCTGCGCCTTCGTTTGTTCCAAAGGAAATCGATCCTTCTGGGGTACTTGCGACAAATGCTCCTGTCACTCTCTTCCCTAGTCCCTTCCCGAAATCATGCTTCAATGAGGCGACGGCTTTGCAAACTGTATATAATCGGCTGTACGCTGCGATAACATGTAACGAAGAATGGATTGGCAAGATCATGGAAGA TCTCATTGATGTGGACGATTTCATTTCGCACTTGTGGAAAGTCCACCTCGctgtcaaggaagaaggataCGTCCAGACACTATCACTTGGACTCTATCGGTCGGATTACATGGTCCATGCGCCGTCCAGCTCAACAACACCTTCCTTAAAGCAGGTTGAATTTAACACGATCTCATCATCGTTCGGCGGCTTGTCCTCTCTGGTGACCTCTCTGCATACTGAACTTCTCGATTCTCCTCCTGGCAAACCGATTGCGTATCCGTCCCACCCGTTGTTCGAGTCGAATGCGCCGCCTGAGAACACAGCAGTGGAAACTCTTTCCGCGGGGTTAGCTGCAGCGCACAATGCCTACGGCCCATCAAAGTCCACACCAGCCCTTCCCACGTGTATTATATTTCTGGTGCAGGAGAATGAGAGGAACACATTTGATCAATTGGCGCTTTTCAGGCAGCTGACCAAGGTTCACAAGATACCCGTTTTCCGTCTGCTCAGCTCCGAGATTCTAGACCATACGTCGATCCCTAGCTCCAACCCATCACGGCCCCTTGTATACTCGCCTCCCCACTCCCCAGAAACGCAATTCGAAGTCACGACAGCTTATCTCCGGTGCTTCTATGCGCCAAGCGATTTCAAATCGGAGCGTGACTGGGAAGCACGGACTCACGTTGAGCGTTCTGCAGCGATCAAATGCCCTACAGTTTTAAACCAGCTGGCCGGTTGTAAGATTGTACAGCAGGTATTGGCTGAAACTACGGGCCCCGACAACCTTACAAGCTTCTTACCTGATACCGACCCAGCCGTTGTTGCAAGGCTCCGGGAAACCTTTGCACCTCAATATGATCTGTCCTCTGGTGGACGTGGCAGGGACCTTGCCTTGAATGTCGAAACAGCCATGAACCACGTTCTTAAGCCCCAGCGCGAGGGAGGTGGCAACAATATCTACAAGGAAGCCATTCCAGACTTCTTGCGCTCTATCCCCGAAAGCGAATGGAAGCGCTGGATCCTTATGGAGTTGATTAGGCCACCTGCCGAGGCAAGGAACATTGCCTTGAGAACCGACGGAGAGGTCCTTAGTGGAGAAGTCATCGGAGAGTTGGGTGTCTATGGCACTATTCTGTGGGATCAGGCTAATGGAAAGATCTCCCACAATGAACAAGGCGGATGGTTGATGAGAACGAAGTCCAAGGATGTCAACGAGGGAGGAGTTGCAACAGGATTCTCCAGCTTAGACAGCATTCTTCTCTATTAA
- a CDS encoding uncharacterized protein (predicted protein), translated as MSSTNPETTSSKRKAPDDRVASKAAATQAIHFTARNPPWTYLKLQLIHQPGTSTAVQSQPLDPLTARTHINSALSQFLGLSGTAISIDILKILPEAPQPKPTDKFIWLRVPRQDAPAVVAAVSSWIGGGTGGGSVGSVAWRVCAKGNYLGALTQGSGEDLFAP; from the exons ATGTCTTCCACCAATCCCGAAACCACTTCCTCTAAACGAAAAGCCCCCGATGATCGCGTCGCGTCTAAAGCAGCTGCGACCCAAGCGATCCACTTCACTGCGCGCAACCCGCCATGGACCTATCTCAAGCTACAGCT AATCCACCAACCAGGCACATCGACTGCCGTCCAATCTCAGCCCCTCGACCCGCTCACAGCTCGAACACACATCAATTCTGCGCTTTCACAATTTCTCGGCCTGTCAGGCACAGCCATCTCAATTGACATCCTAAAAATCCTCCCTGAAGCTCCACAACCAAAGCCCACGGATAAATTTATCTGGCTGCGTGTCCCGCGCCAAGATGCCCCTGCTGTCGTTGCAGCGGTGAGCTCCTGGATCGGAGGAGGCACTGGCGGTGGCTCGGTGGGTAGTGTGGCGTGGAGGGTCTGTGCTAAAGGAAATTATTTGGGAGCTTTGACTCAGGGGTCTGGGGAAGATTTGTTCGCTCCATGA
- a CDS encoding class I SAM-dependent methyltransferase (predicted protein), with the protein MGLSKTTAPGAIHHDAVYMKKGRPDIRLLISDCISGCGSEERVGIGGCGPIGMIDTLRQVVRERQISGPSVTLHTENGRRYHAYREGEYALVCSVTLIPGVWLDGLIHVYSLILDGEIHLAPIKNPQRVLDIGTGTGIWAVDFADQYQSSEVIGNDLSPIQPRWVPPNCQFEIDDFESEWSYAHPFDYIYGRELAGSIHDFPRLCKQAFAHLHPGGFFEIQSFTVDIFSDDGSIEKAPYIKQVVFIDVVCKVVKAPSSPWAKDPKQKEIGRFFQAHQVHIVLAHTNVLLSKVLGWSKTDIDILNMHVLRESKNLEVHQYGKLYLIYGRKPL; encoded by the exons ATGGGATTATCGAAAACAACAGCGCCTGGAGCCATACATCATGATGCAGTTTACATGAAGAAAGGACGGCCAGATATCAGACTTCTGATTTCGGACTGCATCTCAGGCTGTGGCTCCGAGGAACGGGTGGGCATCGGTGGATGCGGCCCGATAGGGATGATTGATACGTTGAGGCAGGTCGTACGCGAGAGACAGATATCTGGCCCCTCGGTCACATTGCATACAGAG AACGGTCGAAGATACCATGCGTACCGCGAAGGCGAGTATGCTCTGGTATGTTCTGTCACCTTGATACCTGGTGTCTGGTTAGACGGTCTAATACATGTCTATAGCCTAATTCTCGACGGGGAAATCCACCTTGCCCCGATCAAAAACCCACAAAGAGTCTTGGATATTGGTACGGGCACAGGAATCTGGGCTGTCGATTTTGCAGA TCAATATCAGTCCTCAGAAGTTATAG GCAATGACCTCAGCCCTATACAGCCGAGATG GGTCCCTCCAAACTGCCAATTTGAAATCGATGATTTTGAATCGGAATGGTCGTACGCCCATCCTTTTGATTACATCTATGGTCGGGAACTTGCTGGATCTATACACGACTTCCCTCGTCTATGCAAGCAAGCGTTCGCTCATCTGCATCCCGGTGGATTCTTCGAGATACAAAGCTTTACTGTCGATATTTTTTCCGATGACGGTTCGATCGAGAAAGCACCTTACATAAAACAGGTCGTCTTCATAGATGTAGTTTGCAAGGTTGTGAAAGCGCCTTCAAGTCCGTGGGCCAAGGATCCGAAGCAAAAGGAGATTGGCAGATTTTTCCAGGCTCATCAAGTCCATATTGTTCTGGCACATACCAATGTTTTGCTATCGAAAGTTCTGGGTTGGAGCAAAACGGACATTGATATCTTGAATATGCACGTGCTGCGGGAGTCGAAGAATCTGGAAGTGCACCAGTATGGGAAACTGTATCTCATCTACGGGCGGAAACCACTGTAG
- a CDS encoding DUF167 domain-containing protein (predicted protein): MSNPSSQLFRLIQNTATKHRHPKQISNKYSLQISCNVKPNASANREGIIAVGPEKVDVCVAAVPRDGEANAAVSRVFAQILKVPKSTVVVIRGLKSRDKTLCVSDLEIGSEGEEKFIQQVRQKLEEAVIKK; this comes from the exons ATGTCGAACCCATCGTCTCAACTATTTCGTCTCATCCAGAATACGGCCACGAAACACCGTCACCCCAAGCAAATCTCGAACAAGTACAGTCTACAAATCTCCTGCAACGTCAAGCCCAACGCGTCTGCAAATCGCGAAGGTATCATAGCCGTTGGCCCCGAGAAAGTGGACGTTTGCGTGGCTGCAGTCCCACGAGACGGCGAAGCCAACGCGGCCGTATCACGAGTGTTTGCTCAG ATCCTCAAAGTCCCCAAATCTACGGTGGTCGTCATTCGCGGTTTGAAGTCGCGCGACAAGACACTTTGTGTTTCTGATTTGGAGATTGGGTCCGAAGGTGAAGAGAAATTTATACAGCAAGTGCGCCAAAAGCTGGAGGAAGCGGTAATCAAGAAATAA
- a CDS encoding uncharacterized protein (predicted protein) produces MTLLTKSTDTTPPTDRFHTCPHPYHTPYSEINLPPILFRMDAPIGQDLPDLSPLRENGQVARDHEDKEIWDFPFLPRYITSSPPGWLLEYWMRTDPRLTYRDIRVRMAGPLHLRPHENALNMRRERDARRPLRLSCWTYRRGTPGRLNKIDVERVERWSIDQIRYNTTMDVVYADGGPVRLEDRALAAHTPATYPLDYFLNQGRTEIPSERIRVAQSVFFRLSERAKQLGLGSWRQLPDNEWPDTFRYNISR; encoded by the coding sequence ATGACCCTCCTAACAAAGTCCACAGACACCACACCCCCAACAGACCGCTTCCACACCTGCCCACACCCATACCACACGCCCTACTCCGAGATCAACCTCCCCCCAATCCTCTTCCGCATGGACGCACCCATCGGCCAAGACCTCCCAGACCTCTCCCCTCTAAGAGAAAACGGCCAAGTAGCACGAGACCACGAGGACAAAGAGATCTGGGACTTCCCCTTCCTACCACGATACATCACCAGCAGTCCCCCAGGCTGGCTCCTCGAGTACTGGATGCGCACCGATCCACGCCTCACCTACCGCGACATCCGCGTCCGCATGGCCGGCCCTCTTCACCTCCGCCCCCACGAAAACGCCCTCAACATGCGTCGAGAGCGCGACGctcgtcgtcctctccgCCTATCCTGCTGGACGTACCGGCGTGGCACCCCAGGCCGTCTCAACAAGATCGATGTTGAGCGCGTCGAACGCTGGTCTATCGATCAGATCCGCTACAACACCACCATGGATGTTGTGTATGCCGATGGCGGGCCTGTGCGTCTCGAAGATCGAGCCCTGGCTGCACACACGCCCGCCACCTATCCGTTGGATTATTTTCTAAATCAGGGCAGGACGGAGATCCCCAGTGAGCGGATTAGGGTTGCGCAGAGCGTGTTCTTTAGGTTGTCGGAGCGGGCGAAGCAGTTGGGCCTTGGTTCTTGGAGGCAGTTGCCTGATAATGAGTGGCCGGACACGTTCAGGTATAATATCTCTCGTTGA
- a CDS encoding uncharacterized protein (predicted protein), whose translation MTASHTDQDNWSLENLPDILYILKPEHGKSRQVVRITAQKVFGKHINAFSVLPDQISSKVEGWRLEAWMRLDRRITGQDIIDRVNPRYRFRLTSIDIELRRKAFREKFHVACWGAQKTINNISRLAMANGIDPASNSTRGLTPGLIDPSKGEAGGRILLPPRAAYDDISDSVSHPNHSNSDIFERTRLIKQSSHPGQIPAVILDESHRSNKTKSAEILYQLHWDTKHL comes from the coding sequence ATGACAGCTTCACACACTGATCAGGATAACTGGAGCCTAGAGAACCTACCGGATATCTTGTACATCCTGAAACCCGAGCACGGAAAATCCAGACAAGTTGTTCGTATTACCGCACAGAAAGTCTTCGGGAAGCACATCAATGCTTTTTCAGTCCTTCCGGACCAGATATCCTCCAAGGTCGAAGGGTGGAGACTTGAAGCCTGGATGCGTCTCGATCGCCGGATAACTGGGCAAGATATCATCGACCGGGTAAACCCCAGGTACAGGTTTAGATTAACATCAATCGACATTGAACTTCGTCGGAAGGCCTTCCGCGAGAAGTTTCATGTTGCGTGCTGGGGAGCTCAAAAGACCattaataatatatctcGCCTAGCAATGGCAAATGGAATAGACCCGGCGTCGAACAGTACGAGAGGTTTAACGCCAGGCCTAATCGATCCCTCTAAAGGCGAAGCTGGTGGGCGAATTCTCCTGCCCCCAAGAGCAGCCTACGACGATATCTCCGATTCTGTTTCACACCCAAATCATTCAAATAGTGATATCTTCGAGCGGACTCGCCTGATCAAGCAGAGCTCCCACCCCGGTCAGATTCCCGCGGTAATCCTCGATGAGTCTCACCGAAGCAACAAGACCAAATCAGCCGAGATCCTCTACCAGTTGCACTGGGACACAAAGCACTTATGA
- a CDS encoding uncharacterized protein (predicted protein): MIDPEEDLELSQQSNASVYPESSMTAESSESAKVNAKKGKGKKDKGESLPSPAKQRDSTNGDIGKPVPRQDSPQAIDPRNFTTSRPDQDNWSWADLPDILYQFEPADKKDRKSDPPRMNYPIHGQYLRDLPILPDNIASTVEEFRVEAWMRLDRRIRLRDITDRMHPLFRIQDNALQQRSVRFRQQFSLIAWDSGNKRSQQLKQDILRKMQEIGLSPALNTTRGITPGLIDPALGEDGGRIPLPNQYNKGKRVSRGRKPSKTPLKEEVATEDPRHEYTVQEEQPTGFSVPIKKSASVGKVDTSKKEGPALVVASPVESVSIDFTVDDLTVESVAELFNYVPSYISFDENNDSLEGSLPVITGLIPDSELPETVSMVDIDLTVSIKDSIPRHNTEKALKPIATGKIQRRRPSPLKLARGGFCGNACHLGKCATPVYTNLTLVSGPAGAGVFHEGLLPPSQGLYPDVLTPYSASDLPFGVRHRVFDNLFEQCLSGDRYLFDIPAMAPDDMEMMDIGDINDIIIDDYDDYFQK; the protein is encoded by the coding sequence ATGATTGATCCCGAGGAAGACCTCGAGTTGTCTCAGCAGTCAAATGCTTCTGTGTATCCCGAGTCTTCTATGACCGCCGAGTCCTCAGAGAGCGCCAAGGTCAACGCGAAaaagggcaaaggaaagaaggacaaaGGTGAGTcgctgccttctccagccaAGCAGAGAGACAGTACTAACGGCGACATAGGAAAACCAGTGCCTCGGCAGGACAGTCCTCAGGCTATTGACCCTCGAAACTTCACCACTTCTCGACCAGACCAAGATAACTGGTCGTGGGCAGATCTTCCAGACATACTTTACCAATTCGAGCCTGCAGACAAAAAGGATCGTAAATCGGACCCGCCTCGTATGAATTACCCTATTCATGGCCAATATTTGCGCGACCTCCCCATACTTCCTGATAACATTGCTTCGACAGTCGAGGAGTTTCGAGTGGAAGCTTGGATGCGGCTCGATAGACGCATTCGTCTCAGAGATATCACTGATCGGATGCACCCACTCTTTAGAATTCAAGACAATGCGTTGCAGCAGCGCAGTGTCCGCTTCCGCCAGCAGTTTTCTCTGATTGCATGGGACTCCGGTAACAAGCGTAGCCAGCAGCTCAAGCAAGACATCCTTCGGAAGATGCAGGAAATTGGACTTTCTCCTGCTTTGAATACGACTCGCGGTATAACCCCCGGCTTGATCGACCCAGCCctcggagaagatggtggaagaatCCCGCTACCCAATCAATACAACAAGGGGAAGCGAGTATCTCGAGGCAGAAAACCCTCAAAGACGCccttgaaggaagaggtcgCCACGGAAGACCCCCGCCACGAATACACCGTTCAGGAAGAGCAGCCAACCGGCTTTTCAGTCCCCATTAAGAAATCGGCGAGCGTTGGAAAGGTAGACACGTCGAAGAAGGAGGGGCCGGCCCTAGTGGTAGCCTCTCCCGTGGAGTCCGTTTCGATTGATTTCACGGTAGATGACCTCACAGTCGAGAGTGTTGCAGAGCTTTTCAACTACGTTCCATCATATATTTCATTCGACGAAAATAACGACAGTCTAGAGGGATCTCTGCCTGTCATCACAGGATTGATTCCTGATAGCGAACTACCAGAGACCGTTAGCATGGTAGATATCGACTTGACAGTGAGCATCAAAGACTCCATACCACGACACAATACTGAGAAAGCCTTGAAACCCATCGCGACAGGAAAAATTCAGCGCAGGCGCCCTTCCCCATTGAAACTAGCTAGAGGAGGGTTTTGCGGCAACGCTTGCCACTTGGGGAAGTGTGCCACCCCCGTCTATACCAATCTCACACTTGTGTCTGGCCCAGCTGGCGCAGGCGTATTTCACGAAGGCCTACTCCCTCCATCCCAGGGGCTGTATCCTGATGTATTGACTCCGTACTCTGCCTCTGATCTGCCATTTGGTGTTCGTCACCGAGTCTTTGACAATCTGTTCGAACAATGCCTCTCTGGGGATAGATACCTCTTCGATATCCCAGCCATGGCCCCCGACGAcatggagatgatggacaTCGGCGACATCAATGACATTATCATTGACGATTATGATGACTATTTTCAAAAATAG
- a CDS encoding NADPH oxidase family protein (predicted protein): MQEIDNAAGAVAGVAMFVLGLPTIGWFVRKSYEVIYILIFIVLWGELGLTSTVFYMVHVLMFILIMIMVGMHRPKISTHSLVIVIFTSCMWFSDRLLRLAKICWFSVGNHATVTALLGDTVHVRLTRNVSCRPGSHVFLWLPSIRLFETHPFTMVSSSPPEFVIRAYDGFTRDPYYLAHKKQGQLLRCSMDGEYGQVPNFVEFDKVVFVAGGSGASFTFAIALGSLDTLAARNTSKQIEFLWAIRSLGRCIYI, translated from the coding sequence ATGCAGGAAATCGATAATGCCGCTGGTGCCGTAGCAGGGGTAGCTATGTTTGTTTTAGGTCTACCCACTATAGGGTGGTTTGTTCGAAAATCCTACGAAGTGATTTACATTCTTATCTTCATTGTGCTCTGGGGTGAATTAGGGCTCACCTCGACAGTCTTCTACATGGTGCATGTCCTCATGTTTATCCTCATCATGATCATGGTGGGAATGCACCGACCCAAAATATCCACTCACTCGCTCGTGATTGTCATTTTCACATCTTGTATGTGGTTCTCAGATCGACTGCTACGACTGGCCAAAATTTGCTGGTTTTCAGTCGGAAACCACGCAACGGTCACTGCCTTGCTGGGAGATACAGTGCACGTTAGACTTACGCGCAATGTCTCCTGTCGTCCCGGGTCTCATGTGTTCTTGTGGTTGCCTTCTATCCGTTTGTTTGAGACTCACCCATTTACTATGGTCTCCTCGAGCCCTCCTGAGTTTGTTATCCGGGCATATGATGGTTTCACCCGTGATCCCTATTATCTCGCTCATAAGAAGCAAGGTCAATTACTCAGGTGCTCTATGGATGGGGAATACGGACAGGTCCCGAATTTCGTGGAATTTGACAAGGTAGTTTTCGTTGCAGGAGGTAGCGGTGCCAGCTTTACATTTGCCATTGCTCTCGGTTCACTTGACACGTTGGCTGCTCGTAATACTTCAAAGCAGATAGAGTTCCTCTGGGCAATCAGAAGTCTGGGTAGGTGTATCTACATCTAG
- a CDS encoding UPF0187 domain membrane protein (predicted membrane protein) encodes MAHLPPNAWQCAAQDDPASVFCCGVGHSDHTTLEIRTPSWADGRKYWSLLIQTSRNLARTIWVNTKEREGELGKEDLLQKLYVGIRCKRPQLYTIFSDNTRTAMNLILAFAVALKHKLRFEPDIAYDDLAGLVGYLDTFAKDAHDRQRLQPQRKSLWKSTGEYLGVSFAESNPRKLVKRSKKPLGHLPLEILNHLSAYIDRCIANDTLSISLHQAQAINGLATLNEVVTGTERVLDTPLPTAYSIAIAQIAWIYVMSLPFQLYNTLTWVTIPGSIIAAYIILGLATIGSEIENPFGQDVNDLPLDTYCRQIALELDIITATPAPRVDDFTVRDDNLVLYPLSMDGYNDWKDRSVEEIRAALRTKVIANSPSSALGSDESTVVGSMSSKQTV; translated from the exons ATGGCCCACCTTCCTCCGAATGCATGGCAGTGTGCTGCCCAAGATGATCCTGCCTCTGTCTTTTGTTGCGGCGTGGGCCACTCTGATCACACTACTCTCGAAATTCGTACACCCTC ATGGGCTGACGGCCGCAAATACTGGTCGCTGCTGATCCAGACCTCGCGTAATCTGGCTCGCACGATCTGGGTCAACACAAAGGAACGTGAAGGAGAGTTGGGAAAGGAGGATCTCCTGCAAAAACTGTACGTTGGCATCAGGTGTAAACGGCCTCAGCTATATACCATCTTTTCTGACAATACTAGAACCGCAATGAACCTTATCCTAGCTTTCGCTGTCGCGCTCAAACACAAACTCCGTTTCGAACCGGATATCGCTTATGATGATCTTGCGGGCCTGGTCGGCTACCTGGACACCTTCGCCAAAGATGCGCATGACCGTCAGCGCCTCCAGCCTCAGCGGAAGTCACTCTGGAAATCGACAGGAGAATACCTGGGTGTCTCCTTTGCCGAATCGAACCCCCGGAAGCTCGTCAAACGATCCAAGAAGCCACTgggtcatcttcctctggaGATTCTTAACCATTTGTCGGCTTATATCGACAGATGTATTGCGAACGACACCCTCAGCATCAGTTTGCATCAAGCACAAGCCA TCAACGGCCTCGCTACCCTGAACGAAGTCGTCACGGGAACTGAGCGCGTCCTTGACACCCCTCTCCCGACAGCGTACAGCATCGCCATCGCGCAAATCGCCTGGATCTACGTCATGTCTCTACCCTTCCAACTCTACAACACCCTCACATGGGTGACCATCCCAGGTTCAATTA TCGCCGCATACATCATTCTCGGTCTCGCCACTATCGGCAGCGAAATCGAGAATCCCTTCGGTCAGGACGTCAACGATCTTCCTCTGGATACCTACTGTCGGCAGATTGCCTTGGAACTGGATATCATCACCGCTACTCCGGCGCCCCGTGTCGATGATTTCACCGTTCGTGACGACAACTTGGTTTTGTATCCACTTAGCATGGACGGCTACAATGACTGGAAGGACCGAAGCGTCGAGGAGATCAGAGCTGCACTTAGAACGAAGGTGATAGCCAACtccccttcttctgccttgggATCGGATGAGTCGACCGTTGTTGGAAGCATGAGCAGTAAACAAACGGTTTAG
- a CDS encoding uncharacterized protein (predicted protein), translating to MKLPPADVLATWPTPNYIDPTTRGDSVLVVTIVFSAIAFVITCLRLYTRIKITCSPGIDDILIVVALAFTIAMCVVICLATERHGCNRHIWDVPLEWLPTASKFNLLFQILFSLSSSITKLALLWFCKRLLGAGSKGLYTTYNIVLIGAMVLVALLCIIFLFVCIFQCSPIHAYWDFQPTYPHHCLNDGAVVFAASVVNIFTDFISTVIPMPLIWNLKLPARQRIAVMSIFSLGIVVNVAGTVRTVYVYKSMIASYDMTWFGWPVFLAASIEINLGLVCLAKFLSANVF from the exons ATGAAGCTTCCCCCAGCCGATGTGTTGGCGACATGGCCAACACCGAATTATATTGACCCTACCACCCGTGGGGATTCTGTCCTTGTCGTGACCATCGTCTTTTCCGCCATAGCTTTTGTCATCACTTGCCTCAGACTTTATACTCGCATCAAGATAACATGCAGCCCCGGCATCGACGACATTCTTATCGTAGTCGCGCTA GCTTTTACGATTGCGATGTGCGTGGTCATTTGCTTAGCCACTGAACGACATGGATGCAACCGACATATATGGGACGTCCCCTTGGAATGGCTTCCAACTGCCTCCAAATTCAACCTCCTCTTTCAAATCCTCTTTTCCCTATCATCCAGCATCACGAAGCTCGCGCTATTATGGTTTTGCAAACGACTACTCGGAGCCGGTAGCAAGGGCCTCTATACCACATACAATATAGTGTTGATCGGGGCAATGGTCTTGGTGGCACTGCTGTGtattatctttttgtttgtatGCATTTTCCAATGCAG CCCGATTCATGCCTACTGGGACTTTCAGCCTACATACCCTCATCACTGTCTAAATGACGGGGCCGTTGTATTCGCCGCTAGTGTCGTCAATATCTTTACCGACTTCATATCCACGGTCATCCCGATGCCGTTGATCTGGAATCTTAAACTCCCGGCCCGGCAGCGAATTGCTGTGATGTCCATTTTTAGCCTTGGAATCGTGGTCAATGTTGCCGGCACCGTTCGGACAGTCTATGTTTATAAGAGTATGATCGCCTCATACGACATGACTTGGTTCGGCTGGCCGGTCTTTCTCGCTGCATCAATAGAGATCAATCTGGGATTGGTATGTCTAGCAAAATTCCTTTCGGCAAACGTTTTCTAA